The Mycolicibacterium mageritense genome contains a region encoding:
- a CDS encoding NAD-dependent succinate-semialdehyde dehydrogenase gives MTSTDTRTVVTINPATDEPLHHYPVLTDADIEQALAETHATGLMWRRVAVEERARLLGTVADALDARRLELAALVTAEMGKPVAEAAAEVDKCVWQCRQYAEDGASYLQPESIAVPAQSCRLVYEPLGVILAVMPWNFPLWQVFRFAIPALLAGNTVLLKHASNVTGSALAIEAVIEASALPGGVLRTLVVDEADVAAVAERLISDSRVAAVTLTGSTRAGAHVASAAGRALKKSVLELGGSDPFVVLADADIDAAAVHAVKSRFMCSGQTCIAAKRIVVHKDIADRFQKKLVEAVESLTVGDPTDAATTVGPLARPDILEQVQRQVEKSVAQGATVLTGGRRLDRDGNFYAPTVLTDVTHDMPVLAEETFGPVVALIRVDDDDQAVTVANSTEYGLAASVWSRDIEHAVSVGSRIESGVLFVNSLVMSDPRVPFGGIKRSGYGRELGAAGVREFTNLRTIWIAQADA, from the coding sequence ATGACATCCACGGATACCCGTACCGTCGTCACGATCAACCCCGCGACCGACGAGCCCCTACATCACTATCCCGTTCTCACCGATGCCGATATCGAGCAGGCACTCGCGGAAACCCATGCGACGGGCCTGATGTGGCGCCGTGTTGCAGTCGAGGAACGGGCTCGCCTGCTCGGCACTGTCGCCGACGCGCTCGACGCGCGCCGGCTAGAGTTGGCGGCGCTGGTCACCGCAGAGATGGGGAAACCAGTGGCGGAGGCGGCTGCCGAGGTGGACAAGTGCGTGTGGCAATGCCGGCAGTACGCCGAAGACGGTGCCAGCTACCTGCAGCCGGAATCCATTGCAGTGCCCGCACAATCCTGCCGACTCGTCTATGAGCCGCTCGGTGTGATTCTGGCCGTGATGCCCTGGAACTTCCCGCTGTGGCAGGTCTTCCGATTCGCCATACCGGCGCTACTTGCCGGCAACACGGTGCTCCTCAAACATGCATCCAACGTGACAGGTAGCGCACTGGCGATCGAGGCAGTGATCGAGGCCTCCGCTCTGCCCGGCGGCGTGCTGCGGACACTGGTCGTGGACGAGGCCGATGTTGCCGCCGTGGCCGAGCGCCTCATTTCCGACTCCCGGGTCGCCGCAGTCACCTTGACCGGGTCCACTCGCGCGGGAGCGCATGTCGCTTCTGCTGCCGGGCGGGCCCTGAAGAAGAGCGTCCTCGAACTGGGCGGGTCCGATCCCTTCGTAGTGCTCGCCGACGCTGACATAGACGCCGCGGCGGTACACGCGGTCAAATCTCGGTTCATGTGCAGCGGCCAAACCTGCATTGCAGCCAAACGGATTGTGGTGCACAAGGATATAGCCGATCGATTCCAGAAGAAACTCGTCGAGGCCGTCGAGTCCTTGACCGTGGGTGATCCCACCGACGCCGCCACCACCGTCGGCCCGCTGGCGCGACCCGACATCCTCGAGCAGGTGCAGCGGCAGGTCGAAAAGTCTGTGGCTCAAGGCGCCACCGTCCTGACCGGGGGCCGACGGCTGGACCGTGACGGGAACTTCTATGCCCCAACCGTGCTCACCGATGTCACGCACGACATGCCAGTACTCGCCGAAGAAACGTTCGGGCCCGTGGTCGCTCTCATCCGAGTCGACGACGATGATCAGGCAGTCACAGTGGCCAACTCCACTGAATACGGTCTGGCCGCGAGTGTTTGGAGTCGAGACATCGAGCACGCGGTGTCCGTGGGCAGCCGCATCGAATCGGGTGTCCTGTTCGTCAACTCATTGGTGATGTCGGATCCACGCGTGCCGTTCGGTGGGATCAAACGCAGCGGCTACGGCCGCGAACTCGGCGCCGCCGGAGTCCGCGAGTTCACCAACCTCCGCACCATCTGGATTGCGCAAGCAGACGCATAG
- a CDS encoding GMC family oxidoreductase — protein MFAGVGGSMILYAGDWPRLLPSDFRVRTLDGVADDWPLRYSDLQPFYQRTDEAFGVSGVEGDPAYPDGAGPPLPPLPIGAIGARMAQAHDKLGWHWWPAAQAVLSAPYRGRRPCVQFGACMQGCPEGAKASTDLTHWPDATANGVRLLTGARVSRILMSSNGLAAGAEFVRLDGSWDAVHADVVILAANAIGTPRILLNSATSGHPDGLANSSGMLGRRLMVHPFANVTGYFDEDLASWNGHVGAKIACYEFYETSPDRDFVRGAKWSLAPTGGPLNAAMPTRAGQDVWGQAHHDHVCRHLGRTISWGIFGEDLPDENNRVTVDGSLTDSSGIPAPKIAYAVSDNSRKLLDFHIARAVESMQAAGAYDTAVESLMRYSGWHLLGTARMGDDPRTSVVDQYGRSHDIPNLYIVDGSVFVTSGGVNPTSTISALALRSTEHLIANRRDQKVPA, from the coding sequence ATGTTCGCCGGTGTCGGCGGCAGCATGATCCTCTACGCCGGAGATTGGCCCCGCCTGCTGCCCTCCGATTTTCGGGTCCGCACCCTCGATGGTGTCGCCGACGATTGGCCGCTGCGCTACTCCGACCTGCAACCGTTTTATCAGCGCACCGATGAGGCGTTCGGGGTGTCCGGTGTCGAAGGCGATCCCGCTTATCCCGACGGGGCGGGTCCGCCGCTTCCCCCACTTCCCATCGGCGCAATCGGGGCACGGATGGCGCAAGCGCATGACAAACTCGGCTGGCACTGGTGGCCCGCCGCACAGGCGGTGCTGTCCGCGCCGTATCGGGGACGGCGTCCCTGCGTGCAGTTCGGTGCGTGCATGCAAGGGTGCCCGGAAGGGGCCAAGGCCTCTACCGACCTGACGCACTGGCCCGATGCGACTGCCAACGGCGTCCGCCTGCTGACGGGTGCACGGGTATCCCGAATTCTCATGTCGTCGAACGGTTTGGCTGCCGGGGCCGAGTTCGTGCGCCTTGACGGGTCATGGGATGCCGTCCACGCTGACGTTGTCATCCTCGCCGCCAATGCCATTGGGACTCCGCGTATTCTGCTCAACTCCGCAACCTCGGGCCACCCCGACGGCCTGGCGAACTCCAGTGGAATGCTCGGACGTCGCCTGATGGTCCACCCGTTCGCCAATGTGACGGGCTACTTCGATGAAGACCTGGCCAGCTGGAATGGCCACGTAGGAGCCAAGATTGCGTGTTACGAATTCTATGAGACCTCACCCGACCGCGACTTCGTGCGCGGAGCCAAATGGAGTCTGGCACCCACCGGGGGACCGCTGAACGCAGCGATGCCGACACGCGCGGGGCAGGACGTCTGGGGGCAAGCGCATCATGACCACGTCTGCCGACACCTCGGCCGCACGATCAGCTGGGGCATTTTCGGCGAGGACTTGCCTGACGAGAACAACCGTGTGACGGTGGACGGGTCGTTGACGGATTCGTCTGGCATTCCCGCACCGAAGATCGCCTATGCGGTGAGCGATAACTCGCGCAAGCTGCTCGATTTCCACATCGCTCGCGCCGTGGAATCCATGCAGGCCGCCGGCGCGTACGACACCGCGGTCGAATCGCTGATGCGCTACTCGGGCTGGCATCTTCTCGGCACCGCGCGCATGGGTGACGACCCTCGAACTTCGGTCGTCGACCAGTATGGGCGCTCACATGACATCCCCAATCTCTACATCGTCGACGGCAGCGTCTTCGTCACCTCGGGAGGAGTTAACCCGACCAGCACCATCAGCGCGCTGGCTCTGCGATCGACCGAACACCTCATCGCCAACCGCCGCGACCAGAAGGTTCCCGCATGA
- a CDS encoding LacI family DNA-binding transcriptional regulator, with product MTGATMGRFLVLGHSRLRSVSPRGRLECLMRRLRRRMVVDGSVVTLQDVADRAGLSLATASRVLNGSNRVVSDATAARIRRAADDLGYVSNGPAQALARSTTSVVGLIVHEVDDPYFAAIARGVMTVAARHALLTTLANTFHDPDREIDYVKRLRAQRVRALLLAGSGVMREGHTEALGEALAGFERSGGRVALVSDYGLPYPTVLPANTRGGAQVARHLYDLGHRKVGLIAGPSFLFSVRDRLAGFMDAWSAFGLPAEQIPVAGGGFSRDGGFSAALELFDRDPEITAVFALNDLMAAGALAALTEHLGRRVPTDVSVVGFDDLWFAADLRTPLTTVRLPLEEMGAQAMEMILSADDAGTGRPRNIHVSTDLVVRSSTAPARHR from the coding sequence GTGACCGGCGCAACCATGGGGCGGTTTTTGGTTCTGGGACACAGCCGGCTCAGGTCGGTTAGCCCTCGAGGGCGACTAGAGTGCCTGATGAGGCGGCTACGACGGAGGATGGTGGTGGACGGCAGTGTTGTGACTCTGCAGGACGTGGCAGACCGGGCAGGGTTGTCGCTGGCCACCGCGTCGCGAGTGCTCAACGGCAGCAATCGCGTCGTCAGTGACGCGACCGCTGCCCGGATTCGTCGTGCCGCCGACGATCTCGGCTATGTCTCCAACGGTCCCGCCCAGGCGCTTGCGCGTTCGACCACCTCAGTCGTGGGCCTGATCGTGCACGAGGTCGATGACCCCTACTTCGCGGCGATCGCTCGCGGCGTCATGACGGTGGCTGCCCGCCACGCATTGCTGACCACCCTGGCCAATACCTTTCACGACCCGGACCGGGAGATCGACTACGTCAAGCGGCTTCGGGCTCAGCGTGTTCGCGCCCTGCTTCTCGCCGGTAGCGGGGTGATGCGCGAGGGACACACAGAAGCGCTCGGCGAGGCACTGGCGGGGTTTGAACGCAGCGGCGGTCGAGTCGCGCTTGTGAGCGACTATGGCTTGCCGTATCCCACTGTGCTGCCTGCCAATACGCGTGGCGGCGCACAGGTGGCCCGACATCTGTATGACCTCGGCCACCGCAAGGTAGGCCTCATCGCCGGCCCCTCATTTCTGTTCTCGGTGCGTGACCGTTTGGCCGGATTCATGGATGCGTGGTCGGCATTTGGGCTTCCGGCCGAACAGATTCCGGTGGCAGGCGGTGGCTTCAGCCGCGACGGAGGGTTTTCTGCGGCACTGGAGTTGTTCGATCGCGACCCCGAGATCACCGCGGTGTTTGCACTCAATGACCTGATGGCGGCGGGTGCCCTGGCCGCTTTGACCGAACACCTCGGCCGTCGGGTGCCGACCGACGTGTCGGTGGTCGGCTTCGACGACCTGTGGTTCGCGGCAGATCTGCGCACACCGTTGACCACGGTGCGTCTGCCGTTGGAGGAGATGGGGGCGCAGGCGATGGAGATGATCCTCAGCGCTGATGACGCCGGCACCGGCCGGCCTCGGAACATCCACGTATCGACTGATCTGGTGGTTCGGTCAAGCACAGCCCCCGCTCGGCACCGGTAG
- a CDS encoding Gfo/Idh/MocA family protein, translating to MPPARIGIIMNGASGRMGYRQHLTRSILPIRDAGGVLLSDNRTRVQVEPILVGRDLKKLNEIADRHDISHISTDLDACLADPQWDIYADFLVTKARVPALRKAIDAGKAIYTEKPTAETFDEALDLARRAQRAGVKNGVVHDKLFLPGLVKLKQLIDSGFFGRILSVRGEFGYWVFEGDWQSAQRPSWNYRTEDGGGIVVDMFPHWNYVLEYLFGTVESVYTQTATHIPVRVDEAGNPYAATADDAAYAVFELAGGIIAQLNSSWTVRVNRRELVEFQVDGTHGSAVAGLFDCRVQHRNTTPRPVWNPDLPDAHDYPADWVAVPDNCPVDNGFKAQWEQFIRHVVEDAPHPYDFLSGARGVRLAEAGLESARTGNRIQLTHLAADHPDDLAVRLR from the coding sequence ATGCCGCCCGCACGCATCGGAATCATCATGAACGGGGCTTCTGGCCGCATGGGTTATCGCCAACACTTGACGCGGTCGATCCTGCCGATCCGCGATGCAGGCGGCGTGTTGCTCTCGGATAACCGGACGCGGGTGCAGGTCGAGCCGATCTTGGTCGGCCGCGACCTCAAGAAGCTGAACGAGATCGCCGATCGCCACGACATTTCGCACATCTCCACCGACCTCGACGCGTGTCTGGCCGATCCGCAATGGGACATCTACGCGGATTTCCTCGTCACGAAGGCACGAGTTCCCGCGCTGCGCAAGGCCATCGACGCCGGCAAGGCGATCTACACCGAGAAGCCCACCGCCGAGACTTTCGACGAAGCGCTCGACCTGGCCCGCCGCGCCCAGCGTGCCGGTGTGAAGAACGGAGTGGTGCACGACAAACTGTTCCTGCCCGGCCTGGTCAAGCTCAAACAGCTGATCGACTCCGGCTTCTTCGGACGAATCCTCTCGGTGCGCGGTGAGTTCGGGTACTGGGTCTTCGAAGGCGACTGGCAATCCGCGCAGCGGCCCAGCTGGAACTACCGCACCGAAGACGGCGGCGGAATCGTGGTCGACATGTTCCCCCACTGGAACTATGTACTCGAATACCTTTTCGGGACCGTGGAATCGGTCTACACCCAGACTGCCACCCATATCCCCGTCCGCGTCGACGAGGCCGGTAATCCTTATGCCGCAACGGCAGACGACGCGGCCTATGCGGTGTTCGAGTTGGCCGGTGGAATCATCGCGCAACTAAACTCGAGCTGGACGGTCCGCGTCAACCGTCGGGAACTCGTGGAGTTCCAAGTCGACGGCACTCACGGCAGCGCAGTTGCCGGGCTGTTCGACTGCAGAGTTCAGCACCGCAACACCACGCCCCGCCCGGTCTGGAACCCCGACCTACCCGACGCCCACGATTACCCAGCCGATTGGGTCGCAGTGCCCGACAACTGCCCCGTCGACAACGGCTTCAAGGCCCAGTGGGAGCAATTCATCCGCCATGTCGTCGAAGATGCACCACATCCCTACGACTTCTTGTCTGGCGCCAGGGGTGTACGCCTGGCCGAGGCCGGTTTGGAAAGCGCACGCACCGGCAACCGGATTCAGCTCACGCACCTGGCCGCCGACCACCCCGACGACCTGGCAGTGAGGCTGCGATGA
- a CDS encoding dihydrodipicolinate synthase family protein gives MTEISLIDESGTLTTHQLRDNDLRPPASVPPTARIAYAAAHVIPRATGNNVPGAPADIDWDATMEFRHHLWSWHLGVADAMDTAQRNMGLDAVAVRELIRRSATEAQSVGGALVVGINTDHVATTYISLDEVISAYVEQLHQAEDVGAQAVMMASRHLARVADGPADYSRVYDAVLSRAGRPVILHWLGTPFDAALAGYFGSDDLASARRTVRTIIEDNIDRVAGIKVSLLDGTTEIALRRELPDSVRVFTGDDYNYVDLIAGGTEGHCDALLGAFATCAPIASAALSALDAGDMCGFRALLQPTQALARHVFASPTEYYKTGVTFLSWLNGHQPAFAMVNGLHSARSLPHLSRLVQLADAAGALEQPELAAQRWTDLLTVYGVRSTVRSLMTTGDRT, from the coding sequence ATGACCGAGATTTCGCTGATCGACGAGTCGGGCACGCTCACCACACACCAGCTCCGTGACAACGACCTCCGTCCACCGGCCTCGGTGCCACCGACGGCGCGGATCGCCTACGCCGCAGCCCACGTGATCCCCCGAGCGACAGGCAACAATGTGCCCGGTGCCCCAGCCGATATCGACTGGGACGCCACCATGGAGTTTCGCCACCACCTGTGGTCGTGGCATCTAGGCGTAGCCGACGCGATGGATACCGCCCAACGCAACATGGGTCTCGACGCTGTCGCGGTCCGTGAGCTGATCAGACGCAGCGCGACAGAGGCGCAGTCTGTCGGTGGAGCGCTGGTGGTCGGCATCAACACCGACCACGTCGCGACGACCTACATTTCACTCGACGAAGTAATCAGCGCGTATGTCGAGCAACTCCATCAGGCCGAAGACGTTGGAGCACAAGCTGTGATGATGGCCAGCCGCCATCTCGCACGGGTCGCCGACGGGCCCGCCGACTACAGCCGCGTATACGACGCTGTACTGTCTCGCGCGGGAAGGCCTGTCATCCTGCACTGGCTGGGAACACCATTCGATGCCGCGCTGGCAGGCTACTTCGGATCAGATGACCTCGCTTCGGCACGTCGCACAGTGCGTACCATCATCGAAGACAACATCGACCGGGTCGCCGGCATCAAAGTAAGCCTTCTCGACGGCACAACAGAGATTGCACTTCGACGCGAACTTCCAGACTCGGTACGTGTTTTCACCGGCGACGACTACAACTACGTCGACCTCATCGCCGGTGGCACCGAAGGCCACTGCGATGCCCTGCTCGGCGCTTTCGCCACCTGTGCGCCTATCGCATCAGCCGCACTGTCAGCGCTCGATGCCGGCGACATGTGCGGCTTTCGCGCGCTGCTGCAACCCACCCAGGCACTGGCACGTCACGTCTTCGCCAGTCCCACCGAGTATTACAAGACCGGCGTGACGTTTCTGTCGTGGCTCAACGGTCACCAACCGGCCTTCGCGATGGTCAACGGTCTGCATTCGGCACGAAGCCTGCCGCATCTGTCGCGACTGGTGCAGCTCGCCGACGCCGCGGGCGCGCTCGAACAACCCGAGCTGGCCGCACAACGCTGGACTGATCTGCTGACCGTCTACGGTGTCCGGTCGACCGTCCGATCCTTAATGACCACCGGAGACAGAACATGA
- a CDS encoding SGNH/GDSL hydrolase family protein yields MPMSVHVRAAVAAAVTVSALTACGSSGTSSDTTAAPTKLREAVFFGDSLTDAGTYGIRFTTNPGMTWAQHVAERLGQSTEPNEHVVSYSDVYQGKPGLSGPGGLNYAEGGARANSAYSTVSQNPEGTPISTAVQLQHFLNQHGSFKPDQLVTLYIGTNDVAYNYDLTKDQALAQALRDNHSPTPEVMATERARVQKAAEDEAKTAAAILDKGAQHLLVFKLADLKVLPWFESDASRRYVSELTDVYNTHLVDSLPKDPKVQILDTGAFIDDLLKNANTYGFTHGANEDACAQPGQDFCGADAWKSPDADRTYVFAAAEHLTTHANELLADYVMNQVGIPDGH; encoded by the coding sequence ATGCCGATGTCAGTCCATGTCCGCGCAGCGGTTGCCGCGGCGGTCACGGTCAGCGCGCTCACGGCGTGCGGTTCTTCTGGCACCTCATCAGACACCACCGCGGCGCCTACGAAGCTCCGCGAAGCCGTGTTCTTCGGTGACAGCCTCACCGATGCTGGCACCTACGGAATTCGATTCACTACCAATCCCGGCATGACCTGGGCGCAACATGTCGCCGAACGCCTCGGCCAATCGACGGAACCGAATGAGCACGTCGTCAGCTACAGCGATGTCTACCAAGGGAAGCCGGGACTCAGTGGCCCCGGTGGGCTGAACTACGCCGAAGGCGGCGCCCGGGCCAACAGTGCCTATTCGACGGTCTCGCAAAATCCGGAGGGCACCCCGATATCCACCGCGGTCCAACTTCAGCACTTCCTGAACCAGCACGGCTCCTTCAAACCGGACCAACTGGTCACTCTGTACATCGGTACGAATGACGTTGCGTACAACTATGATCTGACGAAAGACCAGGCGTTGGCCCAAGCTCTCCGCGACAACCACAGTCCGACGCCGGAAGTGATGGCAACCGAGCGAGCGCGGGTGCAAAAGGCTGCGGAGGACGAGGCGAAGACTGCCGCGGCAATCCTCGACAAGGGCGCCCAGCACCTGCTCGTATTCAAGCTCGCCGACCTCAAGGTTCTTCCCTGGTTCGAGTCCGACGCGTCGCGCCGCTACGTCAGCGAGCTGACCGACGTCTACAACACGCACCTGGTGGATTCGCTGCCCAAGGATCCGAAAGTCCAAATACTCGACACCGGCGCGTTCATCGATGACCTGCTGAAGAATGCGAACACGTACGGGTTCACTCACGGGGCCAACGAGGACGCTTGCGCGCAGCCCGGCCAGGACTTCTGCGGTGCCGACGCGTGGAAGTCTCCCGACGCCGATCGCACCTATGTATTCGCCGCGGCCGAACACCTCACCACGCACGCCAACGAGCTGCTGGCCGACTATGTGATGAACCAGGTCGGCATCCCCGACGGACACTAG
- the lysE gene encoding L-lysine exporter, with protein sequence MASPVLIGFLTTMTLIAAIGAQNAFVLRQGIRGEHVVPVIALCTVSDLILIAAGIAGVGALITAHPDAVMVAKFGGAAFLIGYAALAAKRAFTPSALNPSEKAPARLAEVLITCAALTWLNPHVYLDTVVLLGSLANEQHDQRWLFGAGAVAASAVWFISLGLGARRLAGLFATPLTWRVLDGVIAVTMAALGVWMVVS encoded by the coding sequence ATGGCCTCCCCTGTCCTGATCGGTTTCCTGACCACGATGACGCTCATCGCCGCGATCGGCGCACAGAACGCGTTCGTGCTGCGTCAGGGCATCCGCGGTGAGCATGTGGTGCCGGTCATCGCCCTGTGCACGGTCTCGGATCTGATCCTGATCGCGGCGGGTATCGCGGGTGTCGGCGCGCTCATAACCGCCCATCCCGACGCGGTTATGGTCGCCAAGTTCGGCGGTGCGGCCTTCCTCATCGGGTACGCCGCGCTGGCGGCCAAGCGGGCGTTCACCCCGTCGGCGCTGAACCCGTCGGAGAAGGCGCCGGCCCGCCTGGCCGAGGTGCTCATCACGTGTGCCGCACTGACCTGGCTCAACCCACACGTGTACCTCGACACCGTGGTCCTGCTCGGTTCGCTGGCCAACGAACAACATGACCAGCGTTGGCTTTTCGGCGCAGGTGCGGTCGCAGCCAGCGCGGTGTGGTTCATCAGCCTGGGACTGGGCGCCCGACGCCTGGCCGGTCTCTTCGCCACCCCACTGACGTGGCGCGTCCTCGACGGCGTCATCGCGGTGACGATGGCCGCGCTAGGTGTGTGGATGGTGGTGTCCTGA
- a CDS encoding crotonase/enoyl-CoA hydratase family protein has product MDFTTIRHDLDDGILTVVLDRPDNLNAFTVEMADELERTFVAVNDDDAVRAVIVTGEGRAFCAGMDLSSEGNVFGLDESKSPTLADMSDLDNPELQRVRDTGGRVTVAIYACRKPVIAAINGAAVGIGATMTLAMDARLMSTKARFGLVFGKLGITPEACSTWFLPRIVSMPTALDLVYRSDILTASAAYEIGLAQAVHEPVALIAEARTLADAWTRNRSPISVALMRQMLYRNAAQPHPVDAHRVDSLAMFYTSIGDGNDGVRAFLEKRPPEFSGRASDMPPFYEEWTQGG; this is encoded by the coding sequence GTGGACTTCACAACGATTCGGCACGACCTCGACGACGGGATCCTCACCGTCGTGCTCGATCGGCCGGACAACCTCAACGCCTTTACCGTCGAGATGGCTGACGAGCTGGAACGCACATTTGTGGCAGTCAACGATGACGACGCGGTGAGGGCCGTCATCGTCACGGGCGAGGGCCGGGCGTTCTGCGCCGGCATGGACTTGTCGAGCGAGGGCAACGTCTTCGGACTCGACGAGTCCAAGTCGCCGACCTTGGCCGACATGAGCGACCTCGACAACCCCGAACTTCAGCGGGTCCGCGACACGGGTGGTCGGGTGACGGTGGCGATCTACGCGTGCCGCAAGCCGGTGATCGCGGCCATCAACGGTGCCGCCGTCGGCATCGGCGCGACCATGACGCTGGCGATGGACGCCCGGCTCATGTCGACCAAGGCCCGGTTCGGTTTGGTGTTCGGAAAGCTCGGCATCACGCCGGAGGCGTGTTCGACGTGGTTCCTACCTCGGATCGTCAGCATGCCAACGGCTTTGGACCTGGTGTACCGCTCCGACATTCTGACCGCCTCCGCTGCCTATGAGATCGGGCTCGCGCAGGCGGTCCACGAGCCTGTCGCACTGATCGCCGAGGCTCGAACATTGGCCGACGCGTGGACGCGCAACCGCTCGCCCATCTCGGTCGCCCTCATGCGACAGATGCTGTACCGCAACGCGGCCCAACCCCACCCGGTCGACGCACACCGGGTGGACTCGCTGGCGATGTTCTACACCAGCATCGGCGACGGCAACGACGGCGTGCGAGCCTTCTTGGAGAAGCGCCCGCCAGAGTTTTCCGGCCGGGCATCAGACATGCCGCCGTTCTACGAAGAGTGGACTCAGGGCGGATAG